One window of Quercus robur chromosome 12, dhQueRobu3.1, whole genome shotgun sequence genomic DNA carries:
- the LOC126709134 gene encoding pentatricopeptide repeat-containing protein At5g64320, mitochondrial-like — protein MLKISKLSTHVSKKLQSLFKTHCFAIYLGGVSGRNFSDDGHGVFLNDKNGLSESETEWERLLKPFDLKELRKSLNQISPYQLCKLLELPLDVPTSMEIFEWAGAQKGYCHSFDVYYVLIDKLGAAGEFKVIDRLLMQMKEEGIVFKETLFLMIKKYYGSASLPGQATRLLLDMRGIYSCEPTFRSYNVVLDILVAGNCPKVAPNVFYDMLSKGVSPTAYTFGVVMKALCTIGEVDSACSLLRDMTKHGCVPNSVVYQTLIHALSKNNRVNEALKLLDEMFLMGCTPDVQTFNDVIHGLCKLNRIHEAAKLVDRMLHRGFSPDNITYGVLMHGLCRKGKVEEARALLNKVPAPNVVLFNTLINGYVTSGRFYEAKDVMYNCMLSIGCAPDVFTFNMLIHGLCKKGSLISACRLVNEMAIRGCEPNVVTYTTLIDGFCKAGQLEEASDVLNEMSAKGLSLNTVGYNCLICALCKDEKINEALEMLGEMSRKGCKPDIFTFNSLIFGLCKANKIDEALGVYRDMLLEGVIANTETYNTLIHAFLRRGEIQEAFKLVNEMLFRGCPLDIITYNGLIKALCKAGAVEKGLVLFEEMMMKGLNINNISCNILINGLCRVGKVHGALEFLRDMIHRGLMPDIVTYNTLINGLCKMRHLQEAWNLFDRLQLEGICPDAITYNTLICWHCKADMLDNAYLILHKGVENGFIPNNVTWYLLVSNFVKESAKESQTFSSDLF, from the coding sequence atgttgaaaatatcaaaactttcaaCCCATGTGAGCAAAAAGCTACAATCTTTGTTCAAAACCCATTGTTTTGCGATTTACTTAGGTGGGGTTAGTGGTAGAAATTTTAGTGACGACGGACATGGAGTCTTCTTGAATGATAAAAATGGATTATCAGAGTCTGAGACTGAGTGGGAAAGGTTACTTAAACCCTTTGACCTCAAAGAGCTTAGGAAGTCACTTAATCAAATAAGCCCCTATCAGCTCTGTAAATTGCTTGAGCTCCCACTTGATGTGCCCACATCAATGGAGATATTTGAATGGGCGGGTGCCCAGAAGGGCTATTGCCATTCATTTGATGTGTATTATGTATTGATAGATAAGCTAGGGGCGGCCGGGGAGTTTAAGGTCATAGATAGGTTGTTGATGCAGATGAAAGAAGAAGGGATTGTCTTTAAAGAGACCCTTTTTCTTATGATTAAGAAATATTATGGGAGTGCCAGTTTGCCTGGCCAAGCAACTAGGTTGCTTTTGGATATGAGGGGTATTTATTCTTGTGAACCAACTTTTAGATCTTATAATGTTGTATTGGATATATTGGTGGCTGGGAATTGTCCTAAAGTTGCACCTAATGTTTTCTATGACATGTTGAGCAAGGGTGTTTCTCCCACTGCCTACACTTTTGGGGTGGTGATGAAAGCACTTTGTACGATTGGTGAAGTGGATTCTGCATGCTCTCTCCTCAGGGACATGACTAAGCATGGGTGTGTGCCGAATTCAGTGGTATACCAGACTTTGATACATGCACTCTCTAAGAATAATCGAGTAAATGAAGCATTGAAACTTTTGGATGAAATGTTTCTTATGGGTTGTACACCTGATGTTCAGACCTTCAATGATGTAATCCATGGCCTTTGCAAGCTCAATCGGATTCATGAGGCAGCAAAGTTGGTTGATCGGATGCTTCATCGGGGTTTCTCCCCTGATAATATAACTTATGGAGTTTTAATGCATGGGTTGTGTAGAAAGGGGAAAGTTGAAGAAGCAAGGGCATTGTTGAATAAAGTGCCAGCTCCAAATGTTGTGCTCTTCAATACCTTAATTAATGGGTATGTGACTAGTGGACGGTTTTATGAAGCCAAAGATGTTATGTACAATTGCATGCTAAGTATTGGCTGTGCCCCTGATGTTTTTACATTTAACATGCTAATTCATGGGCTTTGTAAGAAGGGTTCTTTGATTTCAGCTTGCAGATTGGTTAATGAGATGGCAATAAGGGGTTGCGAACCTAATGTGGTAACATACACAACATTGATAGATGGGTTTTGCAAAGCAGGCCAACTAGAGGAAGCTAGTGATGTTTTAAATGAGATGTCAGCTAAGGGACTTAGTCTGAATACAGTAGGGTACAATTGCCTTATATGTGCTCTGTGCAAGGATGAAAAGATTAATGAAGCTTTGGAAATGCTTGGTGAAATGTCTAGGAAAGGATGTAAACCTgatatttttacatttaattCTTTAATATTTGGACTTTGTAAAGCCAACAAGATAGATGAGGCCTTGGGAGTCTATCGTGATATGTTATTGGAGGGTGTAATTGCCAACACTGAAACTTACAACACTTTGATTCATGCTTTTCTGAGGAGAGGTGAGATCCAAGAAGCGTTTAAGCTTGTAAATGAAATGTTATTTAGAGGATGCCCTCTTGATATAATAACCTATAATGGCCTAATTAAGGCACTGTGTAAAGCTGGGGCTGTTGAGAAAGGGTTGGTGCTGTTTGAAGAAATGATGATGAAAGGacttaatattaataatatctCGTGCAATATTTTGATCAATGGTCTTTGTAGAGTTGGAAAAGTACATGGTGCACTTGAGTTTCTAAGAGATATGATTCATCGGGGTTTGATGCCGGACATAGTCACTTATAACACCCTGATAAATGGTTTATGCAAGATGAGGCATCTTCAGGAGGCTTGGAATCTCTTTGATCGATTACAACTTGAAGGAATCTGTCCTGACGCTATTACTTATAACACTTTAATCTGCTGGCACTGCAAAGCGGACATGCTTGATAATGCCTATTTGATTCTACATAAGGGAGTGGAGAATGGTTTCATACCTAATAATGTGACCTGGTATTTATTGGTCTCCaattttgttaaagaaagtgcCAAGGAGAGTCAGACTTTTTCCTCAGATCTGTTTTAG